Proteins co-encoded in one Quercus robur chromosome 8, dhQueRobu3.1, whole genome shotgun sequence genomic window:
- the LOC126696901 gene encoding U-box domain-containing protein 33-like isoform X3 gives MEDNIVHVALGKNVKEYKPILAWAVWALKNSGGKTICVIHVHQPAKMIPMMGAKFPANTMKERELRAYRELERQKMQKILDEYLLICRQMGVQAESRHIEMESIEEGIVELVCQLGIRKLVMGTAAYSKRTMDIKSKKARYVRLQASKSCRIQFICKGRLVHTREGILDGADVEVRPNQNCKTEPSNYGRSQSAGQNIGAAPTSLAQVSFCSERNASIYYSVGSGTDISSLDCTEEFSTPRSRSVTEGSSDEWFESSRRYPPSLDYSKCSASRSVDIARISSVRSEGSELSTFPQSIESPYCLSPPSLLDGSVDETLYAQLEKAMAEAEHARREAFQEAERRAKVEKNAIEAKRRAQVLESLCTEESKQRKEIEEALAKEKEEHEKVKIQLNKVMEDLRVALDKKSSLESQIAESDGMVEELELRIASVVQLLQTCKKERDEFLVERDKAIEAKRRAQVLESLCAEELKQRKEIEEALAKEKEEHEKVKIQLNKVMGDLQVALDKKSSLECKIAESDEMVEELELSIASVMQLLQTCEKERDEFLVGRDNAIKEAEELRRKKVESSSTRMPQFSEFSYLEIDKATQNFDPFLEIGEGRHGNTYKGILREIQVAIKVPHQRNLQDPLGFQSEVDTLNKLRHPNLVTLIGYCQEVQALIYEYLPNGSLEDRLSCKDNTPPLSWQIRICIATELCSALIFLHSCKPFSVLHGDLTPAKVLLDANFVSKLCDFGRCRLLSHDLSSNNLTLRWKTELKDTSFAYLDPQFHSTGELTLESDVYSFGITLLQLLTGRPPRGLKKEVKYALDAGKLEDLLDPLAGDWPFEQAKQLAHLALSCSEIYRENRLDLALDVWPVLEPMREDLCGDSSSLQLSTKEHSEPPSYFLCPISQDVMQNPHVATDGFTYEEKFLSEWFDGGHDTSPMTNLKLEHCNLVPNYALRSAIQEWQQKH, from the exons ATGGAGGATAATATAGTACACGTTGCGCTGGGAAAAAATGTGAAGGAGTACAAACCAATCTTGGCGTGGGCGGTATGGGCATTAAAGAACTCTGGGGGTAAAACTATATGTGTCATTCATGTTCACCAGCCAGCAAAAATGATCCCAATGA TGGGAGCAAAATTTCCAGCAAACACAATGAAGGAACGGGAACTCAGGGCATACCGGGAACTTGAAAGGCAAAAAATGCAGAAAATCCTGGATGAGTATCTGCTTATCTGTCGCCAAATGGGG GTACAAGCAGAATCACGACATATTGAAATGGAGAGTATTGAGGAGGGAATTGTGGAACTCGTCTGCCAACTTGGGATCAGGAAGCTTGTTATGGGAACAGCAGCCTACTCAAA GAGAACAATGGACATCAAGTCTAAGAAAGCAAGATACGTGCGCCTACAAGCATCTAAGTCCTGTCGCATTCAATTTATATGCAAGGGGCGCCTTGTCCACACCAG GGAAGGTATTTTAGATGGAGCAGATGTGGAGGTCAGACCAAATCAAAACTGTAAAACTGAACCATCAAACTATGGGAGATCACAATCTGCGGGGCAAAATATTGGTGCAGCACCTACCAGCTTAGCTCAAGTTTCATTTTGCAGTGAAAGGAATGCTAGTATTTACTATAGTGTAGGGAGTGGAACAGACATTTCTTCCCTTGATTGTACTGAAGAGTTCTCAACTCCAAGGAGCAGGTCAGTTACAGAAGGGAGTTCAGATGAATGGTTTGAATCTTCAAGGAGGTATCCTCCAAGTTTGGATTATTCAAAATGCTCTGCCAGTAGATCAGTTGACATAGCTCGGATTTCATCTGTTAGGTCTGAGGGGAGTGAGTTAAGCACATTTCCTCAGTCCATAGAGAGTCCTTATTGTTTATCTCCTCCTAGTTTACTG GATGGAAGTGTAGATGAAACTCTCTATGCTCAACTTGAAAAGGCCATGGCAGAGGCTGAACATGCGAGGCGAGAAGCATTTCAAGAGGCAGAGAGGCGCGCCAAAGTGGAAAAAAATGCAATTGAAGCTAAGCGCAGG GCTCAAGTGTTAGAAAGCTTATGCACTGAGGAATcgaaacaaaggaaagaaattgAGGAAGCTCTagcaaaagagaaagaggaacaTGAAAAGGTGAAAATTCAGCTAAACAAAGTGATGGAGGATCTCCGGGTTGCCTTGGATAAAAAATCATCACTGGAAAGCCAAATTGCAGAATCTGATGGGATGGTAGAGGAGTTGGAGCTGAGAATTGCATCTGTTGTGCAATTGTTGCAAACTTGTAAAAAAGAACGGGATGAATTTCTGGTGGAGCGTGACAAAGCAATTGAAGCTAAGCGCAGG GCTCAAGTGTTAGAAAGCTTATGCGCTGAGGaattgaaacaaagaaaagaaattgaggAAGCTCTagcaaaagagaaagaggaacaTGAAAAGGTGAAAATTCAGCTAAACAAAGTGATGGGGGATCTCCAGGTTGCCTTAGATAAAAAATCATCACTGGAATGCAAAATTGCAGAATCTGATGAGATGGTAGAGGAGTTGGAGCTGAGTATTGCATCTGTTATGCAATTGTTGCAAACTTGTGAAAAAGAACGGGATGAATTTCTGGTGGGGCGTGACAACGCAATAAAAGAAGCTGAAgagttgagaagaaaaaaagttgagTCCTCAAGCACGCGAATGCCTCAATTCTCTGAGTTCTCATACTTAGAGATTGACAAAgcaactcaaaattttgatccATTTCTGGAAATTGGAGAAGGAAGACACGGGAACACGTATAAAGGTATCTTGCGTGAAATCCAGGTGGCTATAAAAGTGCCACACCAACGTAACTTGCAAGACCCCTTAGGATTCCAAAGTGAG GTTGATACATTGAATAAGTTGAGGCATCCGAATCTTGTTACGCTGATCGGATACTGCCAAGAAGTTCAGGCTCTCATCTATGAGTATCTCCCAAATGGAAGCCTTGAAGATCGACTCAGCTGCAAGGACAATACTCCTCCATTATCATGGCAAATTCGAATATGCATCGCCACAGAATTGTGCTCTGCCCTCATCTTTCTTCATTCCTGTAAACCATTCAGCGTCTTACATGGTGATTTGACACCCGCCAAGGTTCTCCTTGATGCCAACTTTGTAAGCAAACTCTGTGACTTTGGAAGGTGTCGTCTACTATCTCATGATCTAAGTTCAAACAACCTCACTCTGCGTTGGAAAACTGAGCTAAAGGACACTAGTTTTGCTTATCTTGATCCGCAGTTCCATTCAACAGGAGAGCTTACTTTAGAGTCAGATGTATATTCATTTGGAATCACATTGTTACAGTTGTTGACGGGAAGGCCGCCCCGGGGGTTAAAAAAGGAAGTGAAATATGCATTAGATGCAGGAAAGTTAGAAGACCTCTTGGATCCTTTGGCTGGAGATTGGCCATTTGAGCAAGCTAAACAGTTGGCTCACTTGGCCTTGAGTTGTAGTGAAATATACCGGGAGAACCGGCTAGACCTTGCATTGGATGTTTGGCCGGTACTTGAACCAATGAGGGAGGATTTGTGTggagactcatcctcactccaGCTGAGTACCAAAGAACACTCCGAACCTCCTTCGTATTTTCTCTGTCCCATCTCCCAG GACGTCATGCAAAATCCTCATGTGGCAACGGATGGTTTTACTTATGAAGAGAAGTTTTTGAGCGAATGGTTTGACGGTGGACATGACACTTCACCAATGACAAATTTGAAGCTTGAACACTGCAATCTTGTACCCAATTATGCTCTTCGTTCAGCCATTCAAGAGTGGcaacaaaaacattga
- the LOC126696901 gene encoding U-box domain-containing protein 33-like isoform X1, translating into MEDNIVHVALGKNVKEYKPILAWAVWALKNSGGKTICVIHVHQPAKMIPMMGAKFPANTMKERELRAYRELERQKMQKILDEYLLICRQMGVQAESRHIEMESIEEGIVELVCQLGIRKLVMGTAAYSKRTMDIKSKKARYVRLQASKSCRIQFICKGRLVHTREGILDGADVEVRPNQNCKTEPSNYGRSQSAGQNIGAAPTSLAQVSFCSERNASIYYSVGSGTDISSLDCTEEFSTPRSRSVTEGSSDEWFESSRRYPPSLDYSKCSASRSVDIARISSVRSEGSELSTFPQSIESPYCLSPPSLLDGSVDETLYAQLEKAMAEAEHARREAFQEAERRAKVEKNAIEAKRRAQVLESLCTEESKQRKEIEEALAKEKEEHEKVKIQLNKVMEDLRVALDKKSSLESQIAESDGMVEELELRIASVVQLLQTCKKERDEFLVERDKAIEAKRRAQVLESLCTEESKQRKEIEEALAKEKEEHEKVKIQLNKVMEDLRVALDKKSSLESQIAESDGMVEELELRIASVVQLLQTCKKERDEFLVERDKAIEAKRRAQVLESLCAEELKQRKEIEEALAKEKEEHEKVKIQLNKVMGDLQVALDKKSSLECKIAESDEMVEELELSIASVMQLLQTCEKERDEFLVGRDNAIKEAEELRRKKVESSSTRMPQFSEFSYLEIDKATQNFDPFLEIGEGRHGNTYKGILREIQVAIKVPHQRNLQDPLGFQSEVDTLNKLRHPNLVTLIGYCQEVQALIYEYLPNGSLEDRLSCKDNTPPLSWQIRICIATELCSALIFLHSCKPFSVLHGDLTPAKVLLDANFVSKLCDFGRCRLLSHDLSSNNLTLRWKTELKDTSFAYLDPQFHSTGELTLESDVYSFGITLLQLLTGRPPRGLKKEVKYALDAGKLEDLLDPLAGDWPFEQAKQLAHLALSCSEIYRENRLDLALDVWPVLEPMREDLCGDSSSLQLSTKEHSEPPSYFLCPISQDVMQNPHVATDGFTYEEKFLSEWFDGGHDTSPMTNLKLEHCNLVPNYALRSAIQEWQQKH; encoded by the exons ATGGAGGATAATATAGTACACGTTGCGCTGGGAAAAAATGTGAAGGAGTACAAACCAATCTTGGCGTGGGCGGTATGGGCATTAAAGAACTCTGGGGGTAAAACTATATGTGTCATTCATGTTCACCAGCCAGCAAAAATGATCCCAATGA TGGGAGCAAAATTTCCAGCAAACACAATGAAGGAACGGGAACTCAGGGCATACCGGGAACTTGAAAGGCAAAAAATGCAGAAAATCCTGGATGAGTATCTGCTTATCTGTCGCCAAATGGGG GTACAAGCAGAATCACGACATATTGAAATGGAGAGTATTGAGGAGGGAATTGTGGAACTCGTCTGCCAACTTGGGATCAGGAAGCTTGTTATGGGAACAGCAGCCTACTCAAA GAGAACAATGGACATCAAGTCTAAGAAAGCAAGATACGTGCGCCTACAAGCATCTAAGTCCTGTCGCATTCAATTTATATGCAAGGGGCGCCTTGTCCACACCAG GGAAGGTATTTTAGATGGAGCAGATGTGGAGGTCAGACCAAATCAAAACTGTAAAACTGAACCATCAAACTATGGGAGATCACAATCTGCGGGGCAAAATATTGGTGCAGCACCTACCAGCTTAGCTCAAGTTTCATTTTGCAGTGAAAGGAATGCTAGTATTTACTATAGTGTAGGGAGTGGAACAGACATTTCTTCCCTTGATTGTACTGAAGAGTTCTCAACTCCAAGGAGCAGGTCAGTTACAGAAGGGAGTTCAGATGAATGGTTTGAATCTTCAAGGAGGTATCCTCCAAGTTTGGATTATTCAAAATGCTCTGCCAGTAGATCAGTTGACATAGCTCGGATTTCATCTGTTAGGTCTGAGGGGAGTGAGTTAAGCACATTTCCTCAGTCCATAGAGAGTCCTTATTGTTTATCTCCTCCTAGTTTACTG GATGGAAGTGTAGATGAAACTCTCTATGCTCAACTTGAAAAGGCCATGGCAGAGGCTGAACATGCGAGGCGAGAAGCATTTCAAGAGGCAGAGAGGCGCGCCAAAGTGGAAAAAAATGCAATTGAAGCTAAGCGCAGG GCTCAAGTGTTAGAAAGCTTATGCACTGAGGAATcgaaacaaaggaaagaaattgAGGAAGCTCTagcaaaagagaaagaggaacaTGAAAAGGTGAAAATTCAGCTAAACAAAGTGATGGAGGATCTCCGGGTTGCCTTGGATAAAAAATCATCACTGGAAAGCCAAATTGCAGAATCTGATGGGATGGTAGAGGAGTTGGAGCTGAGAATTGCATCTGTTGTGCAATTGTTGCAAACTTGTAAAAAAGAACGGGATGAATTTCTGGTGGAGCGTGACAAAGCAATTGAAGCTAAGCGCAGG GCTCAAGTGTTAGAAAGCTTATGCACTGAGGAATcgaaacaaaggaaagaaattgAGGAAGCTCTagcaaaagagaaagaggaacaTGAAAAGGTGAAAATTCAGCTAAACAAAGTGATGGAGGATCTCCGGGTTGCCTTGGATAAAAAATCATCACTGGAAAGCCAAATTGCAGAATCTGATGGGATGGTAGAGGAGTTGGAGCTGAGAATTGCATCTGTTGTGCAATTGTTGCAAACTTGTAAAAAAGAACGGGATGAATTTCTGGTGGAGCGTGACAAAGCAATTGAAGCTAAGCGCAGG GCTCAAGTGTTAGAAAGCTTATGCGCTGAGGaattgaaacaaagaaaagaaattgaggAAGCTCTagcaaaagagaaagaggaacaTGAAAAGGTGAAAATTCAGCTAAACAAAGTGATGGGGGATCTCCAGGTTGCCTTAGATAAAAAATCATCACTGGAATGCAAAATTGCAGAATCTGATGAGATGGTAGAGGAGTTGGAGCTGAGTATTGCATCTGTTATGCAATTGTTGCAAACTTGTGAAAAAGAACGGGATGAATTTCTGGTGGGGCGTGACAACGCAATAAAAGAAGCTGAAgagttgagaagaaaaaaagttgagTCCTCAAGCACGCGAATGCCTCAATTCTCTGAGTTCTCATACTTAGAGATTGACAAAgcaactcaaaattttgatccATTTCTGGAAATTGGAGAAGGAAGACACGGGAACACGTATAAAGGTATCTTGCGTGAAATCCAGGTGGCTATAAAAGTGCCACACCAACGTAACTTGCAAGACCCCTTAGGATTCCAAAGTGAG GTTGATACATTGAATAAGTTGAGGCATCCGAATCTTGTTACGCTGATCGGATACTGCCAAGAAGTTCAGGCTCTCATCTATGAGTATCTCCCAAATGGAAGCCTTGAAGATCGACTCAGCTGCAAGGACAATACTCCTCCATTATCATGGCAAATTCGAATATGCATCGCCACAGAATTGTGCTCTGCCCTCATCTTTCTTCATTCCTGTAAACCATTCAGCGTCTTACATGGTGATTTGACACCCGCCAAGGTTCTCCTTGATGCCAACTTTGTAAGCAAACTCTGTGACTTTGGAAGGTGTCGTCTACTATCTCATGATCTAAGTTCAAACAACCTCACTCTGCGTTGGAAAACTGAGCTAAAGGACACTAGTTTTGCTTATCTTGATCCGCAGTTCCATTCAACAGGAGAGCTTACTTTAGAGTCAGATGTATATTCATTTGGAATCACATTGTTACAGTTGTTGACGGGAAGGCCGCCCCGGGGGTTAAAAAAGGAAGTGAAATATGCATTAGATGCAGGAAAGTTAGAAGACCTCTTGGATCCTTTGGCTGGAGATTGGCCATTTGAGCAAGCTAAACAGTTGGCTCACTTGGCCTTGAGTTGTAGTGAAATATACCGGGAGAACCGGCTAGACCTTGCATTGGATGTTTGGCCGGTACTTGAACCAATGAGGGAGGATTTGTGTggagactcatcctcactccaGCTGAGTACCAAAGAACACTCCGAACCTCCTTCGTATTTTCTCTGTCCCATCTCCCAG GACGTCATGCAAAATCCTCATGTGGCAACGGATGGTTTTACTTATGAAGAGAAGTTTTTGAGCGAATGGTTTGACGGTGGACATGACACTTCACCAATGACAAATTTGAAGCTTGAACACTGCAATCTTGTACCCAATTATGCTCTTCGTTCAGCCATTCAAGAGTGGcaacaaaaacattga
- the LOC126696901 gene encoding U-box domain-containing protein 33-like isoform X4, producing the protein MEDNIVHVALGKNVKEYKPILAWAVWALKNSGGKTICVIHVHQPAKMIPMMGAKFPANTMKERELRAYRELERQKMQKILDEYLLICRQMGVQAESRHIEMESIEEGIVELVCQLGIRKLVMGTAAYSKRTMDIKSKKARYVRLQASKSCRIQFICKGRLVHTREGILDGADVEVRPNQNCKTEPSNYGRSQSAGQNIGAAPTSLAQVSFCSERNASIYYSVGSGTDISSLDCTEEFSTPRSRSVTEGSSDEWFESSRRYPPSLDYSKCSASRSVDIARISSVRSEGSELSTFPQSIESPYCLSPPSLLDGSVDETLYAQLEKAMAEAEHARREAFQEAERRAKVEKNAIEAKRRAQVLESLCAEELKQRKEIEEALAKEKEEHEKVKIQLNKVMGDLQVALDKKSSLECKIAESDEMVEELELSIASVMQLLQTCEKERDEFLVGRDNAIKEAEELRRKKVESSSTRMPQFSEFSYLEIDKATQNFDPFLEIGEGRHGNTYKGILREIQVAIKVPHQRNLQDPLGFQSEVDTLNKLRHPNLVTLIGYCQEVQALIYEYLPNGSLEDRLSCKDNTPPLSWQIRICIATELCSALIFLHSCKPFSVLHGDLTPAKVLLDANFVSKLCDFGRCRLLSHDLSSNNLTLRWKTELKDTSFAYLDPQFHSTGELTLESDVYSFGITLLQLLTGRPPRGLKKEVKYALDAGKLEDLLDPLAGDWPFEQAKQLAHLALSCSEIYRENRLDLALDVWPVLEPMREDLCGDSSSLQLSTKEHSEPPSYFLCPISQDVMQNPHVATDGFTYEEKFLSEWFDGGHDTSPMTNLKLEHCNLVPNYALRSAIQEWQQKH; encoded by the exons ATGGAGGATAATATAGTACACGTTGCGCTGGGAAAAAATGTGAAGGAGTACAAACCAATCTTGGCGTGGGCGGTATGGGCATTAAAGAACTCTGGGGGTAAAACTATATGTGTCATTCATGTTCACCAGCCAGCAAAAATGATCCCAATGA TGGGAGCAAAATTTCCAGCAAACACAATGAAGGAACGGGAACTCAGGGCATACCGGGAACTTGAAAGGCAAAAAATGCAGAAAATCCTGGATGAGTATCTGCTTATCTGTCGCCAAATGGGG GTACAAGCAGAATCACGACATATTGAAATGGAGAGTATTGAGGAGGGAATTGTGGAACTCGTCTGCCAACTTGGGATCAGGAAGCTTGTTATGGGAACAGCAGCCTACTCAAA GAGAACAATGGACATCAAGTCTAAGAAAGCAAGATACGTGCGCCTACAAGCATCTAAGTCCTGTCGCATTCAATTTATATGCAAGGGGCGCCTTGTCCACACCAG GGAAGGTATTTTAGATGGAGCAGATGTGGAGGTCAGACCAAATCAAAACTGTAAAACTGAACCATCAAACTATGGGAGATCACAATCTGCGGGGCAAAATATTGGTGCAGCACCTACCAGCTTAGCTCAAGTTTCATTTTGCAGTGAAAGGAATGCTAGTATTTACTATAGTGTAGGGAGTGGAACAGACATTTCTTCCCTTGATTGTACTGAAGAGTTCTCAACTCCAAGGAGCAGGTCAGTTACAGAAGGGAGTTCAGATGAATGGTTTGAATCTTCAAGGAGGTATCCTCCAAGTTTGGATTATTCAAAATGCTCTGCCAGTAGATCAGTTGACATAGCTCGGATTTCATCTGTTAGGTCTGAGGGGAGTGAGTTAAGCACATTTCCTCAGTCCATAGAGAGTCCTTATTGTTTATCTCCTCCTAGTTTACTG GATGGAAGTGTAGATGAAACTCTCTATGCTCAACTTGAAAAGGCCATGGCAGAGGCTGAACATGCGAGGCGAGAAGCATTTCAAGAGGCAGAGAGGCGCGCCAAAGTGGAAAAAAATGCAATTGAAGCTAAGCGCAGG GCTCAAGTGTTAGAAAGCTTATGCGCTGAGGaattgaaacaaagaaaagaaattgaggAAGCTCTagcaaaagagaaagaggaacaTGAAAAGGTGAAAATTCAGCTAAACAAAGTGATGGGGGATCTCCAGGTTGCCTTAGATAAAAAATCATCACTGGAATGCAAAATTGCAGAATCTGATGAGATGGTAGAGGAGTTGGAGCTGAGTATTGCATCTGTTATGCAATTGTTGCAAACTTGTGAAAAAGAACGGGATGAATTTCTGGTGGGGCGTGACAACGCAATAAAAGAAGCTGAAgagttgagaagaaaaaaagttgagTCCTCAAGCACGCGAATGCCTCAATTCTCTGAGTTCTCATACTTAGAGATTGACAAAgcaactcaaaattttgatccATTTCTGGAAATTGGAGAAGGAAGACACGGGAACACGTATAAAGGTATCTTGCGTGAAATCCAGGTGGCTATAAAAGTGCCACACCAACGTAACTTGCAAGACCCCTTAGGATTCCAAAGTGAG GTTGATACATTGAATAAGTTGAGGCATCCGAATCTTGTTACGCTGATCGGATACTGCCAAGAAGTTCAGGCTCTCATCTATGAGTATCTCCCAAATGGAAGCCTTGAAGATCGACTCAGCTGCAAGGACAATACTCCTCCATTATCATGGCAAATTCGAATATGCATCGCCACAGAATTGTGCTCTGCCCTCATCTTTCTTCATTCCTGTAAACCATTCAGCGTCTTACATGGTGATTTGACACCCGCCAAGGTTCTCCTTGATGCCAACTTTGTAAGCAAACTCTGTGACTTTGGAAGGTGTCGTCTACTATCTCATGATCTAAGTTCAAACAACCTCACTCTGCGTTGGAAAACTGAGCTAAAGGACACTAGTTTTGCTTATCTTGATCCGCAGTTCCATTCAACAGGAGAGCTTACTTTAGAGTCAGATGTATATTCATTTGGAATCACATTGTTACAGTTGTTGACGGGAAGGCCGCCCCGGGGGTTAAAAAAGGAAGTGAAATATGCATTAGATGCAGGAAAGTTAGAAGACCTCTTGGATCCTTTGGCTGGAGATTGGCCATTTGAGCAAGCTAAACAGTTGGCTCACTTGGCCTTGAGTTGTAGTGAAATATACCGGGAGAACCGGCTAGACCTTGCATTGGATGTTTGGCCGGTACTTGAACCAATGAGGGAGGATTTGTGTggagactcatcctcactccaGCTGAGTACCAAAGAACACTCCGAACCTCCTTCGTATTTTCTCTGTCCCATCTCCCAG GACGTCATGCAAAATCCTCATGTGGCAACGGATGGTTTTACTTATGAAGAGAAGTTTTTGAGCGAATGGTTTGACGGTGGACATGACACTTCACCAATGACAAATTTGAAGCTTGAACACTGCAATCTTGTACCCAATTATGCTCTTCGTTCAGCCATTCAAGAGTGGcaacaaaaacattga